The Myxocyprinus asiaticus isolate MX2 ecotype Aquarium Trade chromosome 39, UBuf_Myxa_2, whole genome shotgun sequence genome window below encodes:
- the LOC127429821 gene encoding V-set and transmembrane domain-containing protein 5 isoform X2, with translation MRAESSFFLETLPNNLLLTQAITIQVQRNTVTAPVQGRVHFSVNITFIDIPTVTWMFNSVNEQQSIAVWMLGDSANVTQFYEGRVQTHPSGSLTISDLRLQDSGYYIITVTEPSGNSKDAGLVLNVTEVLYEDIQYLIVSVIGLGILAAFLMLCMWLLNKLSRYIMDWSEKRRMPEYDDTELQRL, from the exons CTCAGGCAATCACCATTCAAGTCCAAAGGAACACTGTCACAGCACCAGTTCAGGGCAGAGTGCATTTTTCCGTGAATATCACATTCATTGATATTCCAACAGTCACATGGATGTTCAATTCTGTAAACGAGCAGCAGAGCATCGCAGTTTGGATGCTCGGTGACTCTGCAAATGTCACGCAATTCTACGAGGGAAGAGTGCAAACTCATCCCAGTGGTTCTCTCACGATATCGGACTTACGGCTTCAAGACTCTGGCTATTACATCATCACTGTTACAGAACCATCTGGGAACAGCAAAGATGCAGGTCTGGTACTGAATGTAACAG AGGTGCTGTATgaggatatacagtatttgattGTATCTGTCATTGGGTTGGGGATCCTGGCTGCATTTCTCATGCTGTGTATGTGGCTCTTGAATAAACTGTCCCGCTACATCATGGACTGGAGTGAAAAGAGACGTATGCCTG AGTATGATGACACTGAACTACAGCGGCTGTGA